The Canis aureus isolate CA01 chromosome 9, VMU_Caureus_v.1.0, whole genome shotgun sequence genome has a segment encoding these proteins:
- the REC8 gene encoding meiotic recombination protein REC8 homolog, whose amino-acid sequence MFYYPNVLQRHTGCFATIWLAATRGSRLVKREYLKVNVVKTCEEILDYVLVRVQPPQPGQPRPRFSLYLSAQLQIGVIRVYSQQCQYLVEDIQHILERLHRAQLQIRIDMVDTDLPSLLLPNHLAMMETLEDAPDPFFGLMSVDPTLPSPFSIPQIRHLLEAATPEKVLEEAPPEVPMEPPKPDRIPVTVLSPEAITLQEAEPIRMLHIEGEQDLPEISRRDLDLLIAEEDEAILLEERLGRPLRPRRAPPPVDVSKEEPRALEGEAEVPPLSPAALTLVEGVAEPLPVLVSEELKPEGWEPEALPTEVTPPLELRLPAPLSPERRPPVPPRPRIPPARRRRRQLLFWDKETQISREKFQEQLQTRAHCWECPKVQPLERTIRSPTELFQTPTHSGWLPPELLALWTHCAQPPLGALRRRPPPEPEEEEKRMETPSDIEVLREAQEPSGPLMLSSEISLETAEEEKSRASLIPPEERWAWAEAEQPEAPVLPVVPEVPEMPLELPLELPPEPKLLSLEAVYRAVAQELQANREPDFSSLLSPFSPRWMAARVFYLLLVLAAQQILRLEQEKPYGRLLIRLGPRFHCG is encoded by the exons ATGTTCTACTATCCCAACGTGCTTCAGCGCCACACTGGCTGCTTCGCCACCATCTG gctggCAGCGACCCGCGGCAGCCGGTTGGTGAAGCGCGAGTATCTGAAGGTGAACGTGGTGAAGACCTG TGAGGAAATCCTGGATTATGTGCTGGTACGAGTTCAGCCCCCGCAGCCTGGCCAGCCACGGCCCCGCTTCTCCCTGTATCTGTCAGCCCAGCTGCAGATCGGCGTGATCCGGGTCTACTCTCAACAATGCCAGTACCTCGTAG AGGACATCCAGCACATCCTGGAGCGCCTGCACCGTGCCCAGCTGCAGATCCGCATTGATATGGTGGACACTGACCT acCCAGCCTGCTGCTTCCTAACCACCTGGCCATGATGGAGACCCTGGAAGATGCTCCAGACCCCTTTTTTGGGTTGATGTCTGTGGATCCCACACTTCCCAGCCCCTTCAGTATCCCTCAG ATTCGACACCTCCTAGAGGCTGCAACCCCAGAGAAAGTTCTTGAGGAGGCCCCTCCTGAAGTCCCCATGGAGCCTCCGAAGCCAG ACAGGATCCCGGTCACTGTGCTGTCTCCAGAGGCCATCACCCTCCAGGAGGCGGAGCCAATCCGCATGCTGCACATCGAG GGTGAACAGGACCTCCCAGAGATCAGCCGCCgagacttggacctgctgattgCCGAGGAAGACGAAGCTATCTTGTTAGAGGAGCGACTAGGCAGGCCTCTCCGGCCTCGTAGGGCCCCTCCGCCAGTGGATG TATCCAAGGAGGAGCCCCGGGCTCTAGAGGGGGAGGCCGAAGTACCCCCACTCTCACCTGCAGCTCTCACACT GGTGGAAGGGGTTGCAGAGCCACTTCCTGTCCTGGTCTCGGAGGAGCTGAAGCCAGAAGGCTGGGAGCCCGAGGCCCTACCTACTG AGGTGACCCCTCCTCTGGAGCTGCGTCTGCCAGCCCCCCTCAGCCCAGAG AGGCGGCCTCCAGTGCCCCCACGTCCTAGGATCCCACCCgctcgtcgccgccgccgccaaTTATTGTTCTGGGACAAGGAGACTCAGATCTCCCGGGAGAAATTCCAGGAACAACTGCAAACCAGAGCCCACTGCTGGGAGTGT CCAAAGGTGCAGCCTCTGGAGAGGACCATCAGAAGCCCCACAGAGCTATTCCAAACCCCGACTCACT ctggcTGGCTGCCCCCAGAACTGCTGGCTCTCTGGACCCACTGTGCACAGCCACCCCTCGGAGCACTCAGGCGAAGGCCACCTCCGGAgcctgaggaggaagaaaagaggatggAAACCCCAAGTGATATCGAG GTCCTGAGAGAGGCCCAGGAGCCCAGTGGGCCCCTCATGCTGTCTTCAG AGATCTCTCTAGAAACGGCTGAGGAAGAGAAGTCCCGTGCCAGCCTCATCCCCCCGGAAGAACGGTG ggcctgggctgaGGCAGAGCAGCCAGAGGCCCCTGTGTTGCCTGTGGTGCCTGAGGTCCCTGAAATGCCCCTGGAGTTGCCTTTGGAGCTGCCCCCGGAGCCCAAGTTGCTGTCGCTGGAGGCCGTGTACAG GGCTGTAGCCCAGGAGCTGCAGgccaacagggagcctgatttcaGCAGCCTGCTGTCCCCCTTCAGCCCCCGCTGGATGGCCGCCCGGGTCTTTTACTTGCTTctgg TGCTTGCAGCCCAACAGATCCTTCGCCTGGAGCAAGAGAAACCATATGGGCGCCTCCTGATCCGGCTGGGGCCTCGATTCCATTGTGGTTAG